ttaatcggaagttacatttctttatttacttttatagttactggcttataaatatgccataggttgcaagattcgtaaattaaagttaatttgatcgcaattttctaatacaaaatcataattttcacttattatccttattcccacccagactaggcccgcgcaatcagtttcgcatagggccccgcaattgttaggaccggccctgcatacacatacattctaatagccacagtattctctttcttcacacacacatacacattctaatagccacagtattctctttcttcacacacacacatacattctaatagccacagtattctctttctccacacacacacatacattctaatagccacagtattctctttcttcacacacacacatacattctaatagctacagtattctctttctccacacacacacatacattctaatagccacagcattctctttcttcacacacatacattctaatagccacagcattctctttcttcacacacatacattctaatagccacagcattctctttcttcacacacacacatacattctaatagccacagtattctctttctccacacacacacatacacattctaatagccacagtattctctttctccacacacacacatacattctaatagccacagtattctctttctccacacacacacatacattctaatagccacagtattctctttcttcacacacacatacacattctaatagccacagtattctctttcttcacacacacacatacattctaatagccacagtattctctttcttcacacacacacatacattctaatagctacagtattctctttctccacacacacacatacacattctaatagccacagtattctctttctccacacacacacatacattctaatagccacagtattctctttctccacacacacacatacattctaatagccacagtattctctttcttcacacacacatacacattctaatagccacagtattctctttcttcacacacacacatacattctaatagccacagtattctctttcttcacacacacacatacattctaatagctacagtattctctttctccacacacacacatacattctaatagccacagcattctctttcttcacacacatacattctaatagccacagcattctctttcttcacacatacacatacattctaatagccacagtattctctttctttacacacatacattctaatagccacagtattctctttcttcacacatacacattcattctaatagccacagcattctctttcttcacacatacaaatacattctaatagccacagtcttctctttctccacatacacacacatacattctaggCAACGGAACTacacataatataaaagtagcTATCTCCTGTTTTCAAAGACAATGTTAAAACTTTGTTTTAGTTAGACAGAAAAAAAGGGAAGTAAACACTGAAAAGGTCAAACGGTAGTGACGTCATATCTACACACTTTATTACATGAAGCTACAAAGCGTTTTTTGAGGGAAAGGGGTTAAAGGATGTAGAGAAGCCCAAGCTTCCTTGATgtgttcatgtgtgtgtgtgtgtgtttgagtgtaaattaacttttaaatcttgtttagaaaattgtgtttatgtttgcacaaaaaatgctttaaagtagttttaaatattaatggtttgcttttagaagACTTAAGGGGAATGACATGTCAAATTATTTCCTAAGCCTAAGTAATattaaacttataaaaaaactaCATCGGATTGACTAAATGGATTGTACCTAAAAAACATTATACCAGTCAAGTACAGCTACATTCTCAACTCTGACCAGGAACGTTTCGGATTACGAAATGggactttttttgtgtggaagGGGTGGGGCGGAAGAGTGACTATTATATTGAGCCCTATTTTGTAATAGATTAACAGGAAAAATACATTATGcaaagttttgttttctctcaCAGAATCCACCATCTCTTCCACCGTCAtccactgccccccccccattgcCCCTCCTAGCATTTCATCTTCGGTTTTCAATTACGCTTCAAACAGCGCAGCTCCCGGAATGGAAGTTTAATTTTGCCAGCCTGTGAAGAACTCGTTGCTCTTGAGATCCATCTTGATAGAAGGAGGAAGTGAGTCTTGTCTGGAGTGATGTAACACACATGCTCCTAAACAGGGTCTCCGCACCCGCCCCGGGCTCATCTTCCCACTTCTGTAGCCCCAGAGTGATAGATGAGTACAAGACGTCGTGAGATGGAGCCGAGAAATATGACTGTCAAATCATGGCGTCCTGGAAAATTTAGtgttgtgtgttgttgttttttcagataCCATAACAAAATCACACAAAACCTATTATCCAAGTATATTTTCAACCTTCAATACACTTTAACTAATCATATGTAAATTTATTATACtctatttttcaattaaaaaataaaagaaacatgtCACTCTTTAAATGTGACAGCATCTAGACAAAGAgagtaaatataatataataatatagtatCATttatagttaattaaaaaaaacatttttcgtCTTATTTGAATAAGAAAGCATATTGTacaataagttttaaaatgcgGTGACCAGACACCTCATCATAcgagacatttcatcattgcaacatttcatcattatagcaattcatcatttagggttagggttagggttaacttGCTCAGTAtgttaattacttaattacaCCTACATGTAATTATGTTTGCAAAATGCCTAACTTTAAAcgactaataaataaataataatagttaaaatacaagaaaagtaattttttttttgttttatatgagaCGGATTTAATTGCAAAAGCAACTGGAAAGGGATTTTTAACTCAACcctctcacctaaaataaacaaatcaagGTCatttcggtgtgtgtgtgtggggggggaggtTTAACCACAAGAACTCCCCGTGGCTACACATATGAAGCAAAGTAAGTGACAATACCATCACCTAGTTTGGATTTCAATGGATACTGTATTAACATATAAACCAGCGGCGTAGCTAGAAATCCACAATCatttggggcccggggggctaTAACTTTTTTGGGGCCCTGCATTTTCACATTCGACATCACGACAttagataatggcgtaatacttatatttatatataaaattataatatttatatttaatttaaaaaaaaagaaattcgaacactcatttagGGGCTCCCTCCAAGTAGTGGCCAGGGGAGATTTTCAGATTCTCCCCACCCCTCCCCCAATtcaagctacgccactgatataaacatttattccagactggttttattttctttttcttcttctacatTCTCCAATGGACTAGTCCAATAGCTGAGATAAACTGTGCAGTAATTTCTCCATTGAGTTGTTCTTCTATAGGTgagttttggggccagtgtcttgtttaGGTCTATTAATTGATGGAGAATATAGTTTTAAAGTAGATGAtgggcattctctggtgacacatgagctacattctctggtgacacatgagctacattctctggtgacacatgagctacattctctggtgacacatgagctacattctctggtgacacatgagctacattctctggtgacacatgagctacattctctggtgacacatgagctacattctctggtgacacatgagctacattctctggtgacacatgagctacattctctggtgacacatgagctacattctctggtgacacatgagctacattctctggtgacacatgagctacattctctggtgacacatgAGCTACATTCACTGGTCCCAATTTTTCAGATTACGGAACATATGTTTCCCACTCTCTTGTGTTCGATTcagatggaaaaaaaattaataataataagttgaTCGTGTGGGATTAGCTTACAATAGGCGCAGGGTGAGAGCTGGTCCATTTTTAGCGGCAcctgtaaggggaaaagccgctattaggtgtGTGCAAAgtgtccatctgtccgtctgtcatactcagatctcaaaacttagaagagaaatgaaaaatattatttcaccatgcgatgcggcttgcaaaagtttcttgaaaggactatcgcgtttgGTAAATTACGAATGTAAggtattattgattcaagactttaataaattaattttcaggaaaattgtgcgcatcgtcttctaagatCTAAATagctatcattggaatattataaaatctagTCGATCTTTACACTCGCTTAACCAGGAGGAGAGGGAGTAGGGAGGAGCgagcaaacaaaatgttccGTTGTTTCTGTAAGCTGAAATTCAGTCATTCATAGTTATGAAAAGAAAACCAATCATTCTCTAAGTTGTATGAAGGAGGTTATTGTCTtttctaaaaagtatttaaaatgtttatttctttttttaatctagaAACTTATTTTTCTCATAGATTTGTCATTTGGTATAACAATCTTTCTCTAAAAGCAACATGCCGTCAAGAAAACACACTGGTCAAATATTGTCCATAGCACAGATCATTGGGTTTACTAAGGAGACGAAAACTTTACTGGTCACCAAGCCTCTAATCACAAGCAGTACACATAGCGTCTCATATAATCACACTTACATTTACAAGTCTATCATAAAATACAAGCATCAACGAGTAGCTTCAATATTTCAAGTTACGATTGAACAAAACATGTATTGCAATGTACTTAGAAACTAAGATACAACAGAGGCCCAATTCCACAGAGATTTAAAAGCTTTTATCTGATTTCCCATTTTTTTCAGATGAACTTTGGGGGCATGTTCTTTGCTGACAATGGTCTTTGTTTTTAGAGCAAACGCGCAGTCTCACACACAAGCGCGCACACTCACTCACTGCTGTCATGTGACTCCACGTGGATCTCACTGGGGAGTAACAATCAATTTCTAATTGGACTCAGGAACACAAAGTTCAACCACTGTCCCGCCTGATAGTTTAAGAAGAGGTCAGTTTTTTTCCGGCCTTAATCGGCCGCTTCCCGTGGGAAGTAATTtgagatttaaacaaatgttgGGAGCTGAAGTTTCTATGACTACACACATTTGTTGGGAGCTGAAGTTTCTATGACTACACACATTTGTTGGGAGCTGAAGTTTCTATGACTACACACATTTGCTGGGCATAAGATAGAAAACATGTGCTTTTAATATGCAAAACTCTTGGGTTGACCGTTACACTTTTTCGAagcataaaaataatattttaaatttaactagAGGAGTAGAAAATATTTGTCTTATTTAATAGATGTAGGAACATTTAAAGCACGGTCTTCGAGGTCTCGATATTAGAccttctatggcctccttcagtcgcgaagtgactatggatcatctcatggaagaGAGAtaaatgcctgggcattagctgtggtcggaacgatgtcgatGTTTAGGCCTATCATTACAGTATTATACTCAATTATACTGTATACTATAAATTACTGATATGCCTATCATTACAGTATTATACTCAATGATACTGTATACTATAAATTACTGATAGGCCTATCATTACAGTATTATACTCAATGATACTGTATACTATAAATTACTGATAGGCCTATCATTACAGTATTATACTCAATGATACTGTATACTATAAattactgacgttacttcaaaaaaaaaatgtcctacgCAAttcctgtgtcaatctagtcatgcatgatgTTTTCTCTTCAATTTCTCTGTAACATTTTCTTGTTGACTAATTCATGTCAACAAAATGTTGCCCATCGATATGTAAATAGAGAGCACACTACTCTAATTAACTTCTGTAGAAATAGTTCCTGTACATCACAAACATACTTATCAGTCTTGAAaagtttaagttttgttttcttgatcTAGAACCTGCTGTCTACAAACTTAAAAGTTCAAACCGCCTTCGATGCTATAGAAAAGTGTTTCAATCTAATTAGTCAGTGTTAAATCTAAAGAGCTAACTCTAGCTACATTGTCAGCTAAAACATGACAAAGGCTATAAAATGGAACCTTCTAGTAAAGATCCTCCCTGTACATCTTCCTTTAACTTCCAAATCAACTAGTGCTTTGGCTTAGCCTTAGTAACACGAATCAACTTGCAGGTTAAAACATCTAAATTTGATTTCAGTTTGCCAGCTAGGAGAGGACATGGATATTCCAATGTCAGGTAAGACATAACCCCGACAACCAACCCCAACTAGACATGCCAGTAGCGAAGTGACGCATGTGTACACACCAGCCACTAGAAGCTGGGTTTAATGAGCTGACAGAAGGCGGCGTCTCTACATCTCCGCCATCTAGTGACCCGAGAGAGGAGAATCAATAGAGAGCTTCTGCTGTCACCCCTGTCTTGACCCCTGGGATTGATTACTGGGTTTAAACTTCGCTTATTGTGCGCGTGCATCGAAGCTCAATGTGTATGTTGGGAACAGTGTGCAAGTGATGAGTGAGCGTTATCTGAATACAATGGACTGTACCTATGTAGTCAAATAGATAGGCCCACTATACAATGTGATGTTtgaaatctatctatctatctatctatctatctatctatctatctatctatcgagtgctttttttctttgtaaaaaaaaaaataggtgcctgaactcagtgatggattgcctaacttttaactactaataaattaataataaacgttaaaatacaagataaGTAAAATTTTTCCCCATATttaaaaaggtgccggtacgccgtaccgatgcgtaccgtcacaaaaaagcactgtatcaatcaatcaatcaatcaatcaatcaatgtcAATCAAtcaacctatctatctatctatctatctatctatctatctatctatctatctatctatctatctatctatcatatctgtctgtctgtctgtcgatCTCAGACTGTCTATTTATCTGTCGGTATATCTGTCTAGCAGTTTGTAATCATTTCCAAAGGTATTTCTGTACGTTTCTAAGCGCTTTTAAATCCAATGTCTAGGTTATTTAGCTTGTTTCACAAAGTAACTTCTACAAATTACTAGACATCTGAATCTTTCAACCTAACATCCCTAACACAATTCATTTGGTCAATTAACCTCAAcatttctctcagtctctcaaTTTATTATCATACCTTTttttacaatgcctctattcaaTTCATAACATCCTGGAGAAACCTTCGAAGTGGGTGGGAAAGacgtggacacggatctcgaaaacgattttcctagaactttaacagttgatgtctacttttgttaaaaataaaattactagttcgttggccacactgggaaaactctggtttgaccttataatttttaaaaagtataaaaagacaaatttaaatttggctagagatctagaaaatctttatcttgaacggaGTAtacctttttgtttatttccacaTTTTGGCATGCAATTTATTCAATGATTGATGTTCTGGAACATTTTGCTcactgtcttctaagtctagatgtaaaggactatcattggaatattgcAAAGTCTATTAACATTATATATCCGCTTTACCAGGACTTTTCTCTATTCCGCTAAATTCTCCAAATTGGCGATATGTTCCGTTGAATTCTCCGAATGTGTATAATGTTCCGCTGAATTCTCCAAAGGAGCGAAGTCTTCCGCTAAATTCTACGAATGTGTGAACTGTTCTGTTGAAGAAAAGGTTTAGGAAACAATGTTAATAATATCACTCAAAAgttatattcttcttcttcttcttgaaactgtcagctagagttgagccttcagctcttggaactctaagccagcaaaagtgaacaagagctccctctcaccggcctgaatgagaacagtgttcACCGTTCTGTCTGGAGGGGGTGTTAGACTCGGGGCCAGAGACCACGTGCACCGggacccctgccattttccttttctatactaggctaaccgtgcgggacacgccatttgtgtaacggccccttgaggaacggcgcctggattgtgacaaggtagtgggagcttttttaaaaatccacaCAGTGCAAtaaggatgctctcgcacccccctTAGGCACCTCCacaggagtcttgttttgctaccctttagcctaatcgtttcttcctacgatcgtttccacccgggcgccactatgaggcaaaagttacattcaaaatatttatatcaaatatttgaattgtatttaatgattcgGTTTGATAAGAAACTAATCAGTTTTTGTGTTTCTCTTTGTACTCGGTATCTTGTATCTCCTTTGTGCTTGTAAAATCTCAAAATCCTAACCTGATCAAGggagtgtttatttttatttctcaaaTCTTTTGAGATTTCTAATGAATGTGATGAGTTTTGCCGAAATGTAGTTTGTTTAGTACTTGAAATAGTGTCCACCAACTTGATCTGAACTCAATTGTCTAACGTGGTGGAGCTGATACAAAgtttctgttgtatgtttcCAGAGTTATTGAGGTTATTGACTGTATTCTTCTAGACATGGTCTGTGGAAGTATTCTGATAAAACATTGAGGTATGCTACAAGTAAAATgagaaatttataaataaacataaattttATATGAATTTAGTTACATTACAACATTACATTATATAAAGCAATGgcagatattttaaaatgtaaaatttacaTAACTTTGATAATCTTGATTTAGAGATGGTCCGTTGGCCTACAATTAGGTAGAAGCAGGCATTCAAAAGCTCGCATTTAACAGACGTAATTATGGTGCTATTGCTATCATTAACTTTTTGCCCAGaaatctaaataaatagataagtCTGAACTGAAGATTCACGTACTGACTTTGTTTTCATTGCTTAGTTAGCCTTTGTCCAGACATAAGAGTACATTGTTTACGGCAATAGGCCATATACTGTTTTGTTTTCAGACGCGGACTCAATCTGTCTGTACTGATCCCCACTTGGTCTCACCAATCTGGAGGACACCGAGCCCTCCCCTATCACCCGCAGGCTAGACTCGGACTTTGGCCTGGCCAACTGTCACACTGAATGAATATGTAAATTAGTAGTAGTTGAACACTATTAATATGCAGatctaaaagaagaaaaatagaaaggCGGGATGGGGCTTAGTGTCACGCTTGAGCAGGTTTGTGACGACAATAATTCGTGACTGGCGTCTGTCCTGAGTTAGCTGGAAGTCAGCTACTTGCTGGTGTATTTCTACCATTAGAACAGCAATCTTTTGTGTTCAGATGGTCACTTGTAGTTGGATACCACAAGAGCAAGTCAATCTCTCTGGTTCCACAAGGGGAAGGCTGCTAGGgtaggagaaagaaagggggatAAGGATAAAATGCTAGTAAGATcaagatatattttatttatgaacACTGTCATCTAGAACCAAAATAGTTGTGTCTTGAAGTGAATAGGGTTAGGGATAGTTAGGGTTAGGGATAGTTAGGGTTAGGGATATTTAGGGTTAGGGATAGTTAGGGTTAGGGATAGTTAGGGTTAGGGATAGTTAGCGTTAGGGATAGACTCATCGTACACATGTATGTCTGCTGTAGTCAACAAGTAGACTCAGCGTACACATGTATGTCTGCTGTAGTCAACAAGTAGACTCATCGTACACATGTATGTCTGCTGTAGTCAACAAGTAGACTCATCGTACACATGTATGTCTGCTGTAGTCAACAAGTAGACACATCGTACACATGTATGTCTGCTGTAGTCAACAAGTAGACACATCGTACACATGTATGTCTGCTGTAGTCAACAAGTAGACTCAGCGTGTCTCTGTCTCACGTAAAGAGTACGTACGATGAAATAGAGTGGAATCCCTTGAATACTCCACATATGTACCCAGAAAGCAATCCTACCTGGTCCCATTCATCCAACTACCACCTCCAACCTCCGTACCTAGACTCTCTAACACCAACTCTCTATCTTCTATCCAACTGAAtcagtaaacttttttttattttctttaatgtatATGGTGTATAGAGTACAGCAGTAGAGATACGCGAGTTTCTTTATTAAACCTAataaatgtttgtgttttttcccCAGCACATTAGAATGAAATCTCTAAGCACTTTTACTTGAACAAAAAGTTGTTTATTCTTGTATAATTTAAACACAAATCTGTTcacctttttgtttatttcccaatctttctcttttctttttcttgcgtTTTTCTTTAGACTCCATTCTATTGTcaacacatttcttcatatagttttatattctttttctctcccAGTCTGTTATAAATAGGATCTTAAAAATTGAAATTCACTTTTAGAGtgcaaaaaaattatcttagaacacacacacacacacacacacaaacacatatgtatgtatatactgtCCGGTGTTGGTCAGTTCGTTTGTTAGTTTTAGTACTTTTTGGATGATccttcagaattaaaaaaaaacaacaacttgacatCCTAGAAAAAAACTTCCGCAGGACGGCGCTGGATGGCAGCGGACAGGAGTAGAATCGGCACCATCTAGACCAAAGTTCAATGCACTTACCTCACGACCAGTCATTtcatatgaatatatatattctttgtgtacctttacaaaatgtttaaaacttGAATGagatatttacattttgatCCTCTTACCACCTCTGACATTGGACACCGAACTAGCAGTATTAGCAGATGAGTCCAATGATTCATTTCTTTGGTTTCCAGTTAGTCGGTTAGTTTATCAGTCTGTTAGTTTATCAGTTTGTTAGtttatctgtctgtttgtttatCTGTCTGTTGGTTTAACAGTCTGTTGGTTTATCCGTCTGTTAAATTTATCAGTCTGTTAGTTATCAATTTCAGACCGTGACCATCTTCTtgttttgaagcaacgtctgtattttataagatattacACCACTACAGCCAATACATACTTTCAACAGTTTCCTGTCTCTTGATAAGCCTGCAGGTGCTAGAATCACTGTCTCTTCCAAGAGTGATAAGCCTGCAGGTGCTAGAATCACTGTCTCTTCCAAGAGTGATAAGCCTGCAGGTGCTAGAATCACTGTCTCTTCCAAGAGTGATAAGCCTGCAGGTGCTAGAATCACTGTCTCTTCCAAGAGTGATAAGCCTGCAGGTGCTAGAATCACTGTCTCTTCCAAGAGTGATAAGCCTGCAGGTGCTAGAATCACTGTCTCTTCCAAGAGTGATAAGCCTGCAGGTGCTAGAATCACTGTCTCTTCCAAGAGTGATAAGCCTGCAGGTGCTAGAATCACTGTCTCTTCCAAGAGTGATAAGCCTGCAGGTGCTAGAATCACTGTCTCTTCCAAGAGTGATAAGCCTGCAGGTGCTAGAATCACTGTCTCTTCCAAGAGTGATAAGCCTGCAGGTGCTAGAATCACTGTCTCTTCCAAGAGTGATAAGCCTGCAGGTGCTAGAATCACTGTCTCTTCCAAGAGTGATAAGCCTGCAGGTGCTAGAATCCCTGTCTCTTCCAAGAGTGATAAGCCTGCAGGTGCTAGAATCCCTGTCTCTTCCAAGAGTGATAAGCCTGCAGGTGCTAGAATCACTGTCTCTTCCAAGAGCGATAAGCCTGCAGGTGCTAGAATCCCTGTCTCTTCCAAGAGCGATAAGCCTGCAGGTGCTAGAATCCCTGTCTTTTCCAAGAGCGATAAGCCTGCAGGTGCTAGAATCCCTGTCTCTTCCAAGAGCGATAAGCCTGCAGGTGCTAGAATCACTGTCTCTTCCAAGAGCGATAAGCCTGCAGGTGCTAGAATCACTGTCTCTTCCAAGAGTGATAAGCCTGCAGGTGCTAGAATCACTGTCTCTTCCAAGAGTGATAAGCCTGCAGGTGCTAGAATCACTGTCTCTTCCAAGAGTGATAAGCCTGCAGGTGCTAGAATCCCTGTCTCTTCCAAGAGTGATAAGCCTGCAGGTGCTAGAATCACTGTCTCTTCCAAGAGTGATAAGCCTGCAGGTGCTAGAATCCCTGTCTCTTCCAAGAGTGATAAGCCTGCAGGTGCTAGAATCACTGTCTCTTCCAAGAGTGATAAGCCTGCAGGTGCTAGAATCACTGTCTCTTCCAAGAGTGATAAGCCTGCAGGTGCTAGAATCACTGTCTCTTCCAAGAGTGATAAGCCTGCAGGTGCTAGAATCACTGTCTCTTCCAAGAGTGATAAGCCTGCAGGTGCTAGAATCACTGTCTCTTCCAAGAGTGATAAGCCTGCAGGTGCTAGAATCCCTGTCTCTTCCAAGAGTGATAAGCCTGCAGGTGCTAGAATCCCTGTCTCTTCCAAGAGTGATAAGCCTGCAGGTGCTAGAATCCCTGTCTCTTCCAAGAGTGATAAGCCTGCAGGTGCTAGAATCCCTGTCTCTTCCAAGAGTGATAAGCCTGCAGGTGCTAGAATCCCTGTCTCTTCCAAGAGTGATAAGCCTGCAGGTGCTAGAATCCCTGTCTCTTCCAAGAGTGATAAGCCTGCAGGTGCTAGAATCCCTGTCTCTTCCAAGAGTGATAAGCCTGCAGGTGCTAGAATCCCTGTCTCTTCCAAGAGTGATAAGCCTGCAGGTGCTAGAATCACTGTCTCTTCCAAGAGTGATAAGCCTGCAGGTGCTAGAATCACTGTCTCTTCCAAGAGTGATAAGCCTGCAGGTGCTAGAATTACTGTCTCTTCCAAGAGTGAAAAGCCTGCAGGTGCTAGAATCACTGTCTCTTCCAAGAGTGATAAGCCTGCAGGTGCTAGAATCCCTGTCTCTTCCAAGAGTGATAAGCCTGCAGGTGCTAGAATCACTGTCTCTTCCAAGAGTGATAAGCCTGCAGGTGCTAGAATCACTGTCTCTTCCAAGAGTGATAAGCCTGCAGGTGCTAGAATCACTGTCTCTTCCAAGAGTGATAAGCCTGCAGGTGCTAGAATCCCTGTCTCTTCCAAGAGTGATAAGCCTGCAGGTGCTAGAATCCCTGTCTCTTCCAAGAGTGATAAGCCTGCAGGTGCTAGAATCCCTGTCTCTTCCAAGAGTGATAAGCCTGCAGGTGCTAGAATCCCTGTCTCTTCCAAGAGTGATAAGCCTGCAGGTGCTAGAATCCCTGTCTCTTCCAAGAGTGATAAGCCTGCAGGTGCTAGAATCCCTGTCTCTTCCAAGAGTGATAAGCCTGCAGGTGCAAGAATCACTGTCTCTTCCAAGAGTGATAAGCCTGCAGGTGCTAGAATCACTGTCTCTTCCAAGAGTGATAAGCCTGCAGGTGCTAGAATCACTGTCTCTTCCAAGAGTGATAAGCCTGCAGGTGCTAGAATCCCTGTCTCTTCCAAGAGTGATAAGCCTGCAGGTGCTAGAATCCCTGTCTCTTCCAAGAGTGATAAGCCTGCAGGTGCTAGAATCCCTGTCTCTTCCAAGAGTGATAAGCCTGCAGGTGCTAGAATCACTGTCTCTTCCAAGAGTGATAAGCCTGCAGGTGCTAGAATCCCTGTCTCTTCCAAGAGTGATAAGCCTGCAGGTGCTATAATCACTGTCTCTTCCAAGAGTGATAAGCCTGCAGGTGCTAGAATCACTGTCTCTTCCAAGAGTGATAAGCCTGCAGGTGCTAGAATCACTGTCTCTTCCAAGAGTGATAAGCCTGCAGGTGCTAGAATCACTGTCTCTTCCAAGA
This genomic stretch from Biomphalaria glabrata chromosome 4, xgBioGlab47.1, whole genome shotgun sequence harbors:
- the LOC129925928 gene encoding uncharacterized protein LOC129925928; protein product: MSPMIHFFGFHFLSLDKPAGARITVSSKSDKPAGARITVSSKSDKPAGARITVSSKSDKPAGARITVSSKSDKPAGARITVSSKSDKPAGARITVSSKSDKPAGARITVSSKSDKPAGARITVSSKSDKPAGARITVSSKSDKPAGARITVSSKSDKPAGARITVSSKSDKPAGARITVSSKSDKPAGARIPVSSKSDKPAGARIPVSSKSDKPAGARITVSSKSDKPAGARIPVSSKSDKPAGARIPVFSKSDKPAGARIPVSSKSDKPAGARITVSSKSDKPAGARITVSSKSDKPAGARITVSSKSDKPAGARITVSSKSDKPAGARIPVSSKSDKPAGARITVSSKSDKPAGARIPVSSKSDKPAGARITVSSKSDKPAGARITVSSKSDKPAGARITVSSKSDKPAGARITVSSKSDKPAGARITVSSKSDKPAGARIPVSSKSDKPAGARIPVSSKSDKPAGARIPVSSKSDKPAGARIPVSSKSDKPAGARIPVSSKSDKPAGARIPVSSKSDKPAGARIPVSSKSDKPAGARIPVSSKSDKPAGARITVSSKSDKPAGARITVSSKSDKPAGARITVSSKSEKPAGARITVSSKSDKPAGARIPVSSKSDKPAGARITVSSKSDKPAGARITVSSKSDKPAGARITVSSKSDKPAGARIPVSSKSDKPAGARIPVSSKSDKPAGARIPVSSKSDKPAGARIPVSSKSDKPAGARIPVSSKSDKPAGARIPVSSKSDKPAGARITVSSKSDKPAGARITVSSKSDKPAGARITVSSKSDKPAGARIPVSSKSDKPAGARIPVSSKSDKPAGARIPVSSKSDKPAGARITVSSKSDKPAGARIPVSSKSDKPAGAIITVSSKSDKPAGARITVSSKSDKPAGARITVSSKSDKPAGARITVSSKSDKPAGARITVSSKSDKPAGARITVSSKSDKPAGARIPVSSKSDKPAGARIPVSSKSDKPAGARIPVSSKSDKPAGARIPVSSKSDKPAGARITVSSKSDKPAGARITVSSKSDKPAGARITVSSKSDKPAGARITVFSKSDKPAGARITVSSKSDKPAGARITVSSKSDKPAGARITVSSKSDKPAGARITVSSKSDKPAGARITVSSKSDKPAGARITVSSKSDKPAGARITVSSKSDKPAGARITVSSKSDKPAGARITVSSKSDKPAGARITVSSKSDKPAGARITVSSKSDKPAGARITVSSKSDKPAGARITQMELQF